From Daucus carota subsp. sativus chromosome 6, DH1 v3.0, whole genome shotgun sequence:
GAATTTCTTTTTTTAACGTGTTTAAGAagatttcataaataaaataagatttcatAACCATGAGCCTCTGTAGCATCTGTATAGCTGGACTACCTCTAATACATgttcacaaaatttaaattcttaaatgTTAACTAGGCTGATGTCGACGGAAATGGAGTGCTGAACTATGGCGAGTTTGTAGCAGTGACAATTCATCTGCAGAGGATGGAGAATGATGAGCATTTCCGGAAAGCATTTACATTTTTCGACAAAAATGGCAACGGGTATATTGAGCTCGATGAGCTACGAGATGCCTTAGCGGATGAATCAGGTGAAACTGACGATGATGTTCTCCACGAAATTATGCAAGACGTTGACACGGACAAGGTTTGATATTTGAAATTCTTTTATTCAACAAAACATGATGTGAACATCTTCACGCCTCTTCTTTTCCCATGTGCACAAGTTATTATTACGACAATTTTTAAAACGGTAGTTCTTGTTTCAGGACGGGAAAATTAGTTACGATGAATTTGTTGCAATGATGAAAGCTGGAACTGATTGGAGAAAGGCATCTAGACAGTATTCTAGAGAAAGATTCCAGAGCTTGAGTGTAAACCTGATGAAGGATGGGTCACTGCATCTTCAGGATACGGTGACTGGTCAAACTTACGTTGTTTAGCTGGACTGTAAATGATTTCCCACACCTCAGAATTATTCCCAAGTTTCCGAAGTCTAAAATTAATTGAACCTTCATCTTTGACGCTTGTGTTACCTTGAAACTAGCTACTGGGATGAGCTGCTGGGATCTGACTAGAGGTCATGTTACTAAATTTATATTACTTGTATATCCTTTAACTTGTATAGAACCAGGTCATATGTTTATTATGTTAAATTTACCTATGTAattgtcaatttttttattttcacttccCCTTTTACCAAATTGTGCAGAGGTTAGGTGTAGGTTTGTAACAGTTTTGCACTGGTGTTTGTTTGCGTGAGGAGTTGAGGATGATTCATTTGTGTTGTAGTTGagtttgtttttatatatagctATCTTGCTTGATATTGGCTTTCCAAAACTAGAATAATTGAGTGACAAATTGATTGGTTTTTCATAGttgtttttatctaaattactCTATTAAATTGACATTTGTTGTCTCCCAGTGTCAAGGGATGCAACACTCACATCAATACTTTGTTTTTTGTAAAAGGTCGATTCCATAGAGTAAAATAATGGAACAATCAAAGAAGagtcatttagcaaaaaaaaagaaagagagaagaGTCTGTATCTCAAGAAATATCACACTGGTCACTGGACTGTAAAAGCAACTATGAATACCCAGAGGAAAAGTATTaaacaatttatatattgtGTGCACAATATTTCTACATATAATATCAAATGGATCCACAATTCAGTttaaagtaattaaaatatgtaaaaCAATACTTCAAGCTTATATTTAACATTCATGTCACATTTCTTATAAATTGCAGAGATTATTTATTGTGAACATCTTGTTGATTTCTATCAAAATCTAATTGATATTAACATACTTGACTTTGGATGTTTGACATGGATCAAATACATAACCAGCACCTATACTTATTTCCCATTTCCATATGTCACTCTACACTTATGGTACTAGCTTTGATGAACATATATGCATTCAGAAAAAAGATCTAGGCTTTATTAGCTTTCCTGTTTGGATGAATTTCTGAATTCTTTACAAggccttttctttttaaatttgtttgatgCTTCACTAAATTAACCAAAGCTGTTTTGGTTGGTTCATATGCAACCTGTTTCTTGTGATTCAGTGTCTTCTCATCCTGGGGCGAGACTTTTGCCTTTAAAGTGGAGCTGTGAGTTGCCTATAAGGCCCCGAGAACAACTGTATTTTATTAAACATTCTATTGATTGTGGGTTTTGCAAACCAATTTTAACTTTCAGCATGTTTTGATGGGACCACTCTAATGTTTTCCTGCAGCAAAACTCAAAAAGCCGAGGAGATATTGAGCATTGAGATCAAAACCTTGTTGGAAAAAAGGCACAAAAATTAAAGAGAGTTTCAATATCACAACTCTGACAAAGTCTCTAAAAGATAAGATTTTCAAGATCACGACtctgaaaagagaaaagaacaagaacaatgcATCAAGGTTTGAACAAAAGTTAAAGAGAGTTTTAAGGTAAAGTTTATGATAGTCAAAACTCAAAACCAATTTACTTGGTTATTCCAGAATATCGAACTAAAATTCAATGCAGAAATGTTGTGTGCCCTGTGCGCAATCATAGTATTGAAAGATGTCAAAGTTTTAACTTTTTTTCCCTTAACGTGGAAACTAGTGACGATCAACACTAGCATGATATtgacacaaaaatatacaaagaatTACACTTTATAATGCAATACGTATCACTTTTTCCATTTGTTAAAAACTAGATTAGGTTAGAATCGGTCGACATTGGAAGTTTCTAAGTTATGTTGACGTACAAGTTTGCTAGCAAATTGACATTATATGGCATTAATAAAATGCTTTTATAGTACTAAAACGCATCATGCACTCCATTGTTGGTAACAAGCAAACCATGTCCTCCATTTCTAGTTGATCGATGATTAGTAGTCATACTTAACACTAAAAAATAACCCATTATCCATTTGTCATTTTCATTGTGCTTCTTATTCCatccatttcaaaataataaattattttaaatttttataatatgactATCAGAGTAGACAAGTGAGTTTGCttcctctttttttcttttaatatttaatcaaaattgaTCAAGTCGACTTATTGAAAACCGAAAGTACTTGTTATTTGAGACGGAGGGATTAGTTAAAATCAATAccgaaatttatttattttttgtcgcGTAAATGAATCATATAATATCAAAAGTTTTAAGCAAACTAAAATCCAAACCAATCAAATATACAGCACTCGGGGTAAGTAGTGTCCGTAAGGATAAACACATGTTATGCAAGCTGAGAGTAGGTCAGAATGAGACCTTGAATTCATGCTCTCAGGAAAAAGTGACTTATTTGGATGCTAATAGTCAATTTAACATTTGAaatattatggggccgtttgagtaaatttaaaaaaaatgcttaTTATCCGTTGGTTAAAGTAAAGTATTAACTAGAATTGAtaagtaaattaagacttataggtgattaaactgtttgggaaagaagcagaagtcctgaaaccattcgtagctttttataagtgcttctgacttttttacacaaacgggttaagaaaaacagaaactaGCTTCTTGCAACGAGAAGCGAGAAGTCGTGTAAGCCAAACAGGTACTATGATTCTTCCTCAATCCATCCTTTAATCATCGTCCTCTTCCCGACGATCCAACCCCTGCCCTTAGACTTGTATTCTCTATCACGATATATATTTAAGAGCAATTCCAATGGTGGTGTTAAAGAAGGTGCTATTACTATAATATAGCATCCAAGCAAAAAACTGAACTCCAATGGGTTGCTAAACTTGAATGTAAAATAgcaaaatgctatacttggttctaaatatagaaccaaaTATAGATGGTGTTATAATTGCCACATAAGCATGCAAGTGACAAAATGCATTAATAAAGTAATAGtgacaaatatagttatgtaCTTTAAGATTATGTAATTAGAATATAGCTTTATTTGAACATGTTTGGTTCTATTTTGCATTTACCATTTGACCataagttctattttagcatcaaaaataatttttttgatttcaaattataacaatagctacATCTATTTTAGCATCACcactggacttgctctaaggagCGTCAAGGatctcaaaatatattttaaaatcatttaaataccGCAAATCGGTTACAGAATCGTAGTGGGAGATTTTCTCTTTTCAAATACacacaatcaattaaataataaacacACAAGTGTTTCATATACAACTAGATAATCACAAACAAGTGTTTCATATACAACATGTGATATTGATTATTAGTACTTCTGGAGTTCTGGTACGTTTCATACTGCAAACTGCAGAGTAAGGTTGCAGCATATTGTATTGTGGAGTGTTTGTTAGTATTAAATGAATGAGAAGGAAAACAATAATGCATTGTAGTGTGGAGAAGCATAAAGAGAAGCAGGACCATGCATGCATGTGTATCTGCTTTCTGCTATTAAATTTTCTCAAAAGCCATGTCGGCTCtcttgtttttaataaaaagtaaatattaaataaatttgataaaatctaaatatattatcataaatactataaatcataaccttttacttggttatgataacattcaagaataacgtgtaaaattttataaataatatttttattgcttgaacttatatttcaagctacttatttgatatttatgatgacttTAGTTACCATCTTAATATCGTTTTCGGTTCACTGACCACTTAATATATTAGGTCCAGTTCAATGACCAACTACATAATTAACCTAATTAAAGTGAGTTACGGATTACTTCTGACCCATATAAACCGATCTGCGCACCCCGCCACAAACTTATAATCCCACAGTATAGTTGCCGAATAAAAGTAAGCAAATCAAAAGTCTTGAAAATGGAAAAGATTGATGAGAAAAAGGTTAGACAAGTGCGTGGTGGGGGACTAGTACGGATGTACTTATAAGGACAAAGTTCATGTGAAATGATTTACGAGTATCTGCAATTAGGACTCCCTGGTTGGTAATAATTCTGAGAAACATGATTAACCTAATTTCGTCCGCCTCCTCCCTACATTATTGTTGTACACTCTGTTGTTATTTATTCTGTGTAACATGTTCCCATGTTTTCTTGTTCGTTATTTCCGAATTCTTGCCACATGCTACTTTGTCGAATGTGGACACCGCGTGCCTTGATTTTTACCTTGTATATCTGAGGGCGAGattctgattttatttttaggAAATTATCCGATATAGTGTTTTCTAAACTTTTAATTGTAAAATTACTATTTCATTGAACTAATTGTAGTTTTACGTTTTTGGTCGGAAAAAAGAGATGTAAATTGCATAAATACGGTACTTCGTAAACTCTTTGCTCTCCCTTGTTTCTCCCGCATCTCCTTATATCCCTCTCGTTTCTCCCGCTCTCTCTCCTCCGTCGCCATCTCCCATTGCTCTAGGTGTTAGAGAAAGCccctttataaattttatacttatatattaaTACTCCTCCTCACTCGAAATTCCATTTATTTGGATTGAaaagtggatcacgggcgccctTTCCCTCATTTCTCCCACCCTCTCCTTGTATCCTTCTCTCCTCCGTCTCCATCTCCCATTGCTCAAGGTGCCCCTCACTCGAAATCTCATTAGTTGGGTTGAAGCCCATCTTTCGGGTATAAATTGCTTTCATGTCCATTTTAAATGGTAAAAAAATTGCAGGGTGGCAAGGGCTCGAACCTGAGACCTCTCGCAGAcgagagctctgataccatgtagagAGCAATTCCATCtaaaaatttaagataaagAAGACTCCTTTGTATATCTTATACAGtacttatatttcaacattCTCTGTGTCTCGTATTGTCTCGAAGAAAGCGAAGGAGTGAGTGTAAAATACActaagttttaaaaaatgacttcaatttaataataagtTTTATGAGATTTAGATTGGTCACACAATAAAATATAAGGGGAGTGAatgtgtttaaaaaaaaattaagattataaGTTGCAGTTAATTCTAAGGTAAATTCATTTGATCACATTTTTTATGCCATGATGAAGTGtacaaatttatgaaaaaaaataagaagtcgttttttaattaatattttaaaattataatgtataatctataattttttaaatactgtcatcataaataaaaaataaaatatatattatatttattactccctccgtccctgtgagttatatacatttggATTGGATACGGAgatcaagaaaaagtgtaagaaatgagtaaagttaaatggaaagtaggtaaagtggtgagacccatatattttttaataatagatttgagatagtggaggaaggtagtgtgtgtaatagtgtgtttattattataaaatgtagATAGTGGAATAATGTAGTGGGTATGGTAGtgtttcatattataaaaagttgctattttaggactgtatagaaatgatgggacatcgcaaaaaggaaactgtatagaattgattgggacggagggagtactttttgtACATGAAATCCACACACTGCGGCACAAAGATCATAAACGTGTCTTCAATCACCCAGAGGCCACAGACACGTGTATTCAAATAGCGGAAATGATAACTATCAGAGTCTCAAATACACGCACCTACAAAAAACGGACTCTGAAAATTGGGGAAGAAGAGATAACTCATGAACATGAATGACGTTTGCGACATAAATGCAGGAAAAGAGGATGAAAATGGCAAGGCTGTTTGTTAAGGATgtcattttgatttttagttCTTAATAGGgtgattatttttcaaaatttatattaaaaatatattataattaagaaGCAATTGTTTACTAATTatttacaattatatataaatttctaacTTATAGTTGGTAAGAACTCCACACACAAATATTTGGgagaaaattagaaataaataaatattataatattattagaaAAGTAATCTTGAAACTTATACAATGATATATAgagtataattttattcaaaagataATTGTAAAATactaaaacactataaaataaatattaatatacatcaAATTAAGTcatgtttaatatatatttattcccCTGTTTCTAGTTCTTAAAATGTTAATTACATGTTCTAAGTTTATTTACCGGATATGTTATGGGACCATGTTCATTCTTTGTGGCCAACTGGCCATTCATATGTCATCCATATAAAATCAATTATACATAGTATTGTATATTGTATAGTACTCAGAAGTACAATATGCAATTAGATTAAAGAACAAGAGTCGTTGAAAAATGTAAAGAACATTGTGTTCAATTTCCGAATAATACAAACACGTCTTTGCCGGTGGAACTGTTAAGTGTTCGagctttattttattcaatttattatttataatatatttatattcatcaaaataccaatttttatttttataataattgacaattttgatattaaaattatattttattcaaatacttatttttggaaaattatattaatggattgtttttttttgagaatgattaatggattgtttattttatgttatgtagATATTGTATGcaacttttaaattttacataGGTCCCTTTCATTTTTATTCCGGTGTATATAATATGAGCTAAAATAACAGTGAATGTGAAGAGCTTTGAAGTGTAACAGTTAGTACTTCTCTCTCTGCTGTTTAACTTGTTGTAGATTTGGTGTTGGTGGGTCTAACTCATCTCTTTCTTCTCTAAATCtatcttatttttcttttacaaattttataattctcATTTCTTGAAATTCTAACTACAAATGTTGCAAATTTCATGTTTTTAGCATTACTTTAGGTAGAATTCAAATGggttgtaattttttttgattttatagatATTTGGAAAGATGGAAGACAAGTCTGAAGTTCTTGAAGCTGTGTTGAAAGAAACGGTTGATTTGGTAATGGATCTGCCAACTTTGTGGTGGTTTTGTGTGAATTTCTTACATGGGGATGTTATTTCTAATGTTTTTAACTTTCTGTGCTGTTTTTGTGTGCAGGAAAGTATACCCATTGAGGAAGTTTTCGAGAATCTGAGATGTAGTAAAGATGGTCTTACTAGTTCCGGTGCTTTAGAGAGATTAACCATATTTGGACACAACAAGCTTGAAGAGAAAAAGGTGTTTATGTTTTTTTGGGACCATTTACTTGTTTTTACTTTTCACTTGTTGAATTGCAGAATTTAGTTGATTAGACAATTATAATGTTCAGACTTATTGGTTATTATGTTTCTGCGGGTGGTTGTGTGATTTTGATGTTGTGTTGCTAAGTGTTGTACATTTCTGTTGCTTTATGTGCTTCTGCTGGTTTTTAGACTTTTAATGAAGTCTATTCTTTGGTTGCCTGCAGGAAAGTAAATTCTTGAAGTTTTTGGGGTTTATGTGGAACCCTCTGTCATGGGTTATGGAAGCTGCTGCAATTATGGCAATTGCTCTTGCTAATGGAGGCGTAAGATTGTTGATTTGATGCATAGATTGAAAAGACCGTCCTTTGCTTCACAATTTACCaaatgtttgtttttttatgtaCTTGCAGGGAAAGCCTCCTGATTGGCAAGATTTTGTTGGTATTATTACCTTACTTGTGATCAACTCTACTATTAGTTTTATCGAGGAAAACAATGCAGGAAATGCAGCGGCAGCTCTTATGGCACGTCTTGCTCCAAAAGCTAAGGTACTAGAATTTGATCAAGTGTATAGTATATCTTCTACACTTTTCGAAAGAATCATGGGAGATGAGTGAATAtatccttttctttctttggaTAAATTGAAATGAGGGGAACTGGAAGGAAGAAATGTGCAAGTCATATGTCAAGATGGGTGATCTCCTATTTCTAGTTATGTGCACTAATTTTCTACGGAAAAGTTTTTCAGGACGGAAGAGAGGATGTCTTTTCTAATCTATCAGCTTACCAAATAGCTTTAACAGAATTTTCGCTTCCATCCTGCTTTAACCAATTCCTCCTTACCTCTTACAATAGAATGCGAAAATATTATGTGTTTTATATAAAAGATCGATGAATATTAATTTGGGAGAACCTAGTTTGATTAATTGTTTATCATTATTATAAAGGTTCTGCGGGATGGAAAGTGGAACGAAGAAGATGCTGCAGTTTTGGTGCCTGGGGATATTATCAGTATAAAACTTGGAGATATAGTTCCCGCGGATGCTCGTCTGCTCGAAGGCGATCCCTTGAAAATTGACCAGGTTGATATGCTGTTAAAATATTCTTACTAGTTGTTCTCCTATATTGCATATGGTGAAACTGTAATTTACTGTTCACAAATTGCAGTCTGCTTTGACTGGCGAGTCTCTTCCAGTTACTAAAGGCCCTGGGGATGGTGTGTATTCTGGTTCGACGTGCAAGCAGGGGGAGCTTGAGGCTGTTGTCATTGCCACTGGGGTTCACACATTCTTTGGGAAGGCTGCTCATCTTGTAGATTCCACTAATCAAGTCGGTCACTTTCAGAAGGTAAGTGAACACAATTgtctttgttcttgattttcatTCGCCATAATATAAATTGCAATTTAATTTCCATTTACATAATGACAGGTTttaactgcaattggaaatttTTGCATATGCTCTATTGCGGTGGGAATGGTCATAGAAATTATCGTACAATACCCCATCCAAGATAGAAAATATCGTCCTGGGATTGACAATCTTCTTGTGCTTCTCATTGGCGGAATTCCTATTGCTATGCCCACGGTTTTATCAGTTACAATGGCGATTGGTTCTCACCGTTTAGCTCAACAGGTTTTCTGTGTTCCCTTGGTTGGTTTATGTAATGTAATAGTAGAAATCCAGTGCTGAAAGCATGCCTGAACTATATAACAGGGTGCAATTACTAAAAGAATGACAGCAATTGAAGAGATGGCTGGGATGGATGTTCTTTGCAGTGATAAAACAGGAACTCTGACACTAAACAAGCTCACAGTTGACAAAAATCTTATTGAGGTCTCTTTACGCCTGCCAATTGCTGTGTTACGATCTAATATTAGCCTGTATCTTGATCTTGAGCTTTGATTATTCTCCCAGGTATTTGCCAAAGGAGTAGATGCAGATACTGTTGTTTTAATGGCAGCTCGAGCCTCTCGAATAGAAAACCAGGACGCCATAGACACTGCTATAGTCAACATGCTTGCTGATCCAAAAGAGGTAATTAATCAGTGATATAACTTTCAAGTaacttttatatatgtttttattactCATGTGGACTCACGAAGGGATTCACCAACCCTGGCAGGCACGTGCTGGTGTTCAAGAACTTCACTTCCTTCCATTCAATCCCACTGACAAGCGTACAGCTTTGACTTATCTTGACAGTGAAGGGAAGATGCACCGGGTCAGCAAAGGTGCTCCAGAACAGGTCATTTTATCATTTTCAGCATGCTTATGATTGTGACCGCATCATCGAGTCGATCAGTTGGCCTCATTTTTTTCTTTGATATGACTTCAGATCTTACATCTCGCACACAACAAATCAGATATAGAGCGTAGGGTTCATTCTATAATCGATAAGTTTGCAGAGCGAGGGTTGCGGTCACTCGCTGTAGCATACCAGGTCAGTGGTTTCCTCTTAACACATGATCAAATTGATGTATATGTTGATATTTCATCTATCTCTTTATCACATTTCTTAGTTTTTCACTTTATCATCTATGCAGGAAGTTCCAGAGAGAAGGAAGGAGAGTGCTGGTGGACCATGGCAGTTTATAGGTCTCATGCCTCTCTTTGATCCGCCAAGGCATGACAGTGCAGAGACAATTAGGAGAGCTTTAAATCTTGGAGTAAATGTTAAGATGATCACAGGTACTCCTCCTTTTTCATGTATGGTTAGTTGGAAGTGTTTTAGCATCTGCATCTACTCAGTGTGGACATCAACTTGCTtaaatatatcatcaaaatactaTACATGAAACTTCTATCTGTGTCCATATGACTATTATGCATTTGTCGAATTTGACGCTGCTGTTTGACTATCAGTACTTTACTAAATACCTATTTCTTGATATCTTGTATTTGATTTCTGAATTTGAATCTTGTAACAGGGGATCAACTAGCCATAGGAAAAGAAACTGGTCGTCGCTTGGGTATGGGGACCAACATGTATCCTTCTTCTGCTTTGTTGGGACAGAACAAAGATGAGTCAATTGCTGCCTTACCCATTGATGAGCTCATAGAAAAAGCAGATGGTTTTGCTGGTGTTTTCCCAGGTCTGCCATTTCTTGCATTTTATTTATATGCTTGGAAAACTGAAACTTTATGCTTGCATTGGTTTCTGAAGTGCTCTCACAGTTTGATCATTTTCTCAGAGCACAAATATGAGATAGTAAAGCGCTTGCAAGCTAGGAAACACATCTGTGGAATGACTGGTGATGGAGTAAATGATGCTCCTGCTCTTAAAAAGGCTGATATTGGAATTGCTGTGGCTGATGCAACTGATGCAGCACGTAGTGCTTCTGATATTGTACTTACTGAACCAGGACTCAGTGTTATCATTAGTGCTGTCTTGACCAGTCGTGCAATCTTTCAAAGAATGAAAAACTATACGGTAATCTTTGATTTGATTTGTGACAGAGATTCGTAAATATGCATTTTATTTGGTTGTTATTATGTTTTTACCATATGTTTTTGGTATGCAAAATGCATCTGGAGTTTCTATATTCATGTGATGTGATCATGTGACCAAAAAGTATATTTTCCTAATCTGATCCTTAAAATCTAAACTAATGACAtagctttcttctattgttTGGCAGATATATGCAGTTTCGATTACAATTCGTATCGTGGTATGTTAGTTGTTGCCGCTCCTCAAACCCCCTCCTTTTGTTCAATTGCATTACGCAGTTATAATTTTGGGTGATTGCAGTGCAATATCTgtatctattattttatt
This genomic window contains:
- the LOC108227171 gene encoding plasma membrane ATPase 1 isoform X1; this encodes MEDKSEVLEAVLKETVDLESIPIEEVFENLRCSKDGLTSSGALERLTIFGHNKLEEKKESKFLKFLGFMWNPLSWVMEAAAIMAIALANGGGKPPDWQDFVGIITLLVINSTISFIEENNAGNAAAALMARLAPKAKVLRDGKWNEEDAAVLVPGDIISIKLGDIVPADARLLEGDPLKIDQSALTGESLPVTKGPGDGVYSGSTCKQGELEAVVIATGVHTFFGKAAHLVDSTNQVGHFQKVLTAIGNFCICSIAVGMVIEIIVQYPIQDRKYRPGIDNLLVLLIGGIPIAMPTVLSVTMAIGSHRLAQQGAITKRMTAIEEMAGMDVLCSDKTGTLTLNKLTVDKNLIEVFAKGVDADTVVLMAARASRIENQDAIDTAIVNMLADPKEARAGVQELHFLPFNPTDKRTALTYLDSEGKMHRVSKGAPEQILHLAHNKSDIERRVHSIIDKFAERGLRSLAVAYQEVPERRKESAGGPWQFIGLMPLFDPPRHDSAETIRRALNLGVNVKMITGDQLAIGKETGRRLGMGTNMYPSSALLGQNKDESIAALPIDELIEKADGFAGVFPGLPFLAFYLYAWKTETLCLHWFLKCSHSLIIFSEHKYEIVKRLQARKHICGMTGDGVNDAPALKKADIGIAVADATDAARSASDIVLTEPGLSVIISAVLTSRAIFQRMKNYTIYAVSITIRIVVGFMLLALIWKFDFPPFMVLIIAILNDGTIMTISKDRVKPSPLPDSWKLAEIFTTGIVLGSYMAMMTVIFFWAAYKTNFFPNTFGVSSLEKTAHDDFKKLASAIYLQVSTISQALIFVTRSRSWSFVERPGLLLVAAFAVAQLIATLIAVYANWNFAAIEGIGWGWAGVIWLYNIIFYFPLDIIKFLTRYALSGRAWDLVLERRIAFTRQKDFGKEQRELRWAHAQRTLHGLEVPDTKMFNDRTNFTELNQMAEEAKRRAEIARLRELHTLKGHVESVVRLKGLDIDTIQQSYTV
- the LOC108227171 gene encoding plasma membrane ATPase 1 isoform X2 gives rise to the protein MEDKSEVLEAVLKETVDLESIPIEEVFENLRCSKDGLTSSGALERLTIFGHNKLEEKKESKFLKFLGFMWNPLSWVMEAAAIMAIALANGGGKPPDWQDFVGIITLLVINSTISFIEENNAGNAAAALMARLAPKAKVLRDGKWNEEDAAVLVPGDIISIKLGDIVPADARLLEGDPLKIDQSALTGESLPVTKGPGDGVYSGSTCKQGELEAVVIATGVHTFFGKAAHLVDSTNQVGHFQKVLTAIGNFCICSIAVGMVIEIIVQYPIQDRKYRPGIDNLLVLLIGGIPIAMPTVLSVTMAIGSHRLAQQGAITKRMTAIEEMAGMDVLCSDKTGTLTLNKLTVDKNLIEVFAKGVDADTVVLMAARASRIENQDAIDTAIVNMLADPKEARAGVQELHFLPFNPTDKRTALTYLDSEGKMHRVSKGAPEQILHLAHNKSDIERRVHSIIDKFAERGLRSLAVAYQEVPERRKESAGGPWQFIGLMPLFDPPRHDSAETIRRALNLGVNVKMITGDQLAIGKETGRRLGMGTNMYPSSALLGQNKDESIAALPIDELIEKADGFAGVFPEHKYEIVKRLQARKHICGMTGDGVNDAPALKKADIGIAVADATDAARSASDIVLTEPGLSVIISAVLTSRAIFQRMKNYTIYAVSITIRIVVGFMLLALIWKFDFPPFMVLIIAILNDGTIMTISKDRVKPSPLPDSWKLAEIFTTGIVLGSYMAMMTVIFFWAAYKTNFFPNTFGVSSLEKTAHDDFKKLASAIYLQVSTISQALIFVTRSRSWSFVERPGLLLVAAFAVAQLIATLIAVYANWNFAAIEGIGWGWAGVIWLYNIIFYFPLDIIKFLTRYALSGRAWDLVLERRIAFTRQKDFGKEQRELRWAHAQRTLHGLEVPDTKMFNDRTNFTELNQMAEEAKRRAEIARLRELHTLKGHVESVVRLKGLDIDTIQQSYTV